Proteins encoded together in one Armatimonadota bacterium window:
- a CDS encoding CHAT domain-containing protein: protein MRAGLALFLALAQQGTSGQQDVQLPEGVSSAQFSWLRELARAGDQAKTDRLIEAHPDWRTLAFFERVCKAFDTSDPGTAVNWLPATNGLLTLAEHVVYPEPSRHVFPTDRHYSLAYAHFKVGGIAASARDLGPAELHYRTAISLFRGRAAAGLQESLRDAGSSANELFGIPAEQLAGMCQLNLGTVFRDSGELPKALQAFEEALATLTACNDLTHAAMAHVDLSDVLMNLGNTSRAISELEAARAQCEALKDDSGVAQAELNLGNLYIRTSKYELALAQFKLAHKVFEASGDFLNLASAISGEGAAYLNLGRFQDACASFERARAISEKQNDLFGVARATMNLGAAKYSMQRPLEAIVYFESARQTALAAPDEITAASCLSNLGTCYQELGMTAEAIPCLEESLKYLRSSGMIQELASTQTSIGLALGLEGRRPQAIQVHLQALKTFGELKAQKEAGVCHLNIAQLYFDQGSLAKAQEHLAAARTALSATEAAPDIARVDLLAGLLAANADLNGALAQVGSAVRVFDELGMPLDFLKASMHLGDLYARAGDRKGSLQSYDSALDKLNELQTAQSDPLSSTLSDVGSSLLAKYIESSKRDVSPEAAFAACQRTKGGLLRASLLQESSLEVAVGAQDAKRVRELRSECERLEKELQKKPSDASLTEARGRAFAAMNAFDLYLRTKYPSFRALYSSPATLSEICRALGPNDASVEYICGDERIYAFVARMLNGIPIVTRFDLGPSSTAKTATAEFSLQLKRATPNAQALRLLGKRLYARLVQPLQGSLKGITGLVICPDRYLHELPFGALVGPDGRYVIEANAIAVAPSASSWQACRVVAEARRRERPGAPLVVGISRFGRSPTSALPRLPRSIRSGGSLDALPAAAQEAKSVAQILGCQPILESNATTSVVTKRLESAGILHFATHACGNSLAPLMGYLVLAPETKDELGYLYARDIYRTRTKARLAVLSACSTLGTKSSGEGILGLSWAFLVAGCPSTIATRWDLDDAAAKLWVDAFYKSYAKGTPAADSAREACLKLIRTRGQKLDRSSPAFWAAWALVGDSR from the coding sequence GTGAGAGCCGGATTGGCTCTTTTCCTGGCATTGGCCCAGCAGGGCACGTCGGGGCAACAAGATGTCCAACTACCCGAGGGCGTCAGTTCAGCCCAATTCTCGTGGCTAAGAGAGCTGGCCCGTGCCGGGGACCAAGCCAAAACGGATCGGCTGATTGAGGCGCACCCAGATTGGCGCACCCTCGCCTTCTTCGAGCGCGTCTGCAAAGCTTTCGACACCAGTGACCCCGGAACGGCGGTCAATTGGCTGCCCGCCACGAATGGTCTGCTGACTTTGGCAGAGCACGTCGTCTATCCAGAGCCTTCCCGACACGTGTTTCCAACCGACCGCCACTACTCCCTCGCCTATGCTCACTTCAAGGTCGGCGGTATTGCCGCCAGCGCAAGGGACCTCGGGCCTGCCGAACTTCATTACAGAACTGCAATCTCCCTTTTTCGCGGCAGAGCCGCCGCAGGTCTCCAAGAATCGCTCCGTGATGCAGGCTCATCAGCAAACGAGCTCTTTGGGATACCGGCAGAGCAGCTCGCGGGAATGTGCCAGCTAAACCTCGGAACTGTCTTTCGCGACTCAGGCGAGCTTCCAAAGGCCCTTCAGGCGTTCGAGGAAGCCCTCGCAACTTTGACTGCCTGCAACGACTTGACTCACGCTGCGATGGCGCACGTGGACCTTAGCGACGTGCTGATGAACCTGGGCAACACTAGCCGAGCAATATCTGAACTTGAAGCCGCAAGAGCCCAGTGTGAAGCCCTCAAGGATGATTCGGGGGTTGCGCAAGCAGAGCTAAACCTTGGAAACCTTTATATTAGGACGAGCAAGTATGAATTGGCGCTAGCCCAGTTCAAGCTGGCACACAAGGTGTTTGAGGCGTCTGGAGACTTCCTCAATCTTGCCTCGGCCATTTCGGGCGAAGGCGCCGCCTATCTGAACTTGGGTCGATTCCAAGATGCATGCGCTAGCTTTGAACGAGCTCGCGCAATTAGCGAGAAGCAGAACGATCTCTTCGGTGTCGCACGGGCGACCATGAACCTAGGCGCCGCCAAGTACTCGATGCAGAGGCCGCTTGAAGCGATCGTGTATTTCGAATCCGCGCGGCAAACAGCTCTGGCAGCGCCGGACGAGATCACAGCAGCAAGCTGTCTGAGCAATCTGGGCACCTGCTATCAGGAGTTGGGGATGACAGCCGAGGCGATACCGTGTCTTGAGGAATCGCTCAAATATCTCCGGTCGTCGGGGATGATCCAAGAGCTTGCCTCAACCCAGACCTCTATCGGACTTGCCCTTGGCCTGGAAGGTCGGCGCCCCCAAGCGATTCAAGTGCACTTGCAGGCACTGAAGACCTTTGGTGAACTCAAGGCGCAGAAAGAAGCTGGAGTTTGCCACCTGAACATCGCGCAGCTGTACTTCGACCAAGGCAGCTTGGCTAAAGCTCAGGAGCATCTGGCCGCTGCGCGCACTGCCCTGTCAGCAACGGAGGCAGCGCCAGACATTGCGCGAGTCGATTTGCTTGCCGGGTTGCTTGCCGCCAACGCTGATCTGAATGGCGCATTGGCGCAAGTTGGCAGCGCAGTTCGTGTCTTCGATGAACTCGGAATGCCCCTTGACTTTCTCAAAGCCTCGATGCATCTTGGCGACCTTTATGCTCGGGCTGGTGATCGCAAAGGGAGTTTGCAGTCATACGACAGCGCTCTTGACAAACTAAACGAGCTTCAAACCGCGCAGTCTGATCCTCTGTCCTCTACGCTCAGCGACGTCGGCTCCTCATTGCTCGCAAAGTACATCGAATCATCCAAGAGGGATGTGAGCCCGGAGGCCGCCTTTGCCGCGTGCCAGCGCACCAAGGGTGGGCTGCTCAGAGCATCGCTCTTGCAAGAGTCAAGTCTCGAAGTGGCAGTCGGCGCTCAAGATGCAAAGCGCGTCCGAGAACTCCGCAGCGAGTGCGAGAGACTAGAGAAGGAGCTTCAGAAGAAGCCGTCCGATGCCTCATTGACCGAAGCGAGGGGAAGGGCATTCGCGGCAATGAACGCTTTTGATCTCTATCTTAGGACCAAATATCCCAGCTTTCGAGCCCTATACTCGAGCCCTGCGACGCTCAGTGAGATTTGCAGAGCGCTCGGCCCGAATGATGCTTCCGTCGAATACATCTGCGGCGATGAGCGAATCTATGCGTTCGTGGCGCGGATGTTGAATGGCATTCCCATAGTCACACGATTCGATTTGGGACCTTCGAGTACAGCCAAGACCGCTACGGCCGAATTCTCACTGCAGCTGAAGCGCGCAACCCCGAACGCACAAGCGTTGCGACTTCTCGGGAAGCGGCTCTACGCACGGCTTGTTCAGCCGCTCCAAGGCTCGCTTAAGGGCATCACTGGTCTGGTCATTTGCCCAGACCGGTACTTGCATGAACTGCCGTTTGGAGCCCTGGTCGGTCCCGATGGCAGATATGTCATCGAAGCCAATGCTATTGCAGTCGCGCCCTCTGCATCGTCATGGCAAGCCTGCAGGGTCGTTGCTGAAGCTCGAAGAAGGGAGCGCCCTGGGGCCCCGCTCGTGGTCGGGATTTCCAGGTTCGGCCGGTCGCCTACCTCAGCCCTTCCAAGGCTGCCGCGTTCCATTCGTTCAGGCGGCAGTCTTGACGCGCTTCCTGCAGCTGCTCAGGAAGCAAAGTCAGTGGCCCAGATTCTCGGGTGTCAGCCAATACTAGAATCCAACGCCACTACCTCAGTTGTGACGAAGCGCCTCGAATCTGCGGGGATTCTCCATTTCGCAACTCACGCGTGTGGAAACAGCTTGGCGCCACTCATGGGCTACCTTGTTCTGGCGCCAGAGACTAAAGACGAGCTTGGCTATCTTTACGCACGGGACATCTATCGAACTCGCACCAAAGCACGACTAGCGGTCCTCTCAGCCTGCAGTACTCTTGGCACGAAGTCTTCTGGCGAAGGCATCTTGGGCCTTAGCTGGGCCTTCCTAGTGGCAGGCTGTCCGAGCACGATCGCGACCCGCTGGGACTTGGACGACGCTGCGGCCAAGCTTTGGGTTGACGCATTCTACAAGTCTTACGCCAAGGGGACGCCGGCAGCCGATAGCGCACGAGAGGCCTGCCTTAAGCTCATTCGAACGCGAGGCCAAAAGCTTGACCGATCGTCACCGGCATTTTGGGCCGCTTGGGCTCTGGTCGGCGACAGCCGCTAG
- a CDS encoding NYN domain-containing protein: MYEITSPSSARSRTTTIVDRRPRIGIFLEENLFIGARKSGKFVDLAAIRSMASSIGEIVHASAYLSYDANQSSGSAMSPLWMALRRAGFQVIAEPRGTTGRGQQKSRVDVDMAYAIGRVTVTKGLDMVVLGTGDGDFTNLVRDLGAAAVTTVILSPGRDQTSPDLLMAAATFFEVEELPAAAYAA; this comes from the coding sequence ATGTACGAAATAACAAGCCCATCCAGCGCACGGTCCAGGACCACCACGATTGTGGACCGACGCCCTCGCATTGGCATCTTCCTCGAAGAGAACCTGTTCATTGGCGCCCGCAAGTCCGGCAAGTTTGTGGACCTTGCTGCAATCAGGTCCATGGCCAGCTCAATTGGCGAGATCGTCCATGCGAGTGCATACCTTTCCTACGATGCGAATCAATCGAGCGGGTCCGCAATGAGCCCGCTCTGGATGGCACTGAGGAGGGCGGGCTTCCAGGTCATCGCGGAGCCGCGTGGCACGACGGGACGTGGCCAGCAAAAGTCCCGTGTCGACGTTGACATGGCCTATGCGATCGGACGGGTGACCGTCACCAAGGGACTCGATATGGTCGTGCTAGGAACCGGCGATGGGGACTTCACGAACCTTGTCCGGGACTTAGGTGCCGCGGCTGTCACGACCGTAATCCTGTCTCCGGGCCGGGATCAAACCTCTCCCGACCTTCTCATGGCGGCTGCAACTTTCTTCGAAGTTGAGGAGCTGCCTGCGGCTGCATACGCCGCTTAG
- a CDS encoding recombinase family protein, producing MERAIAYIRVSTDRQAKDGTSLVTQRKRVLEYSAVKSYELLRQFVEEGESAKTDDRPVLQEMLQFCKKNRGRIDVLIFPKIDRFARYAADYHFLKGFLRDLGIRVESIDERFDDSPAGRFLESLLAATAQFDNDVRSERAFNGMKEAVSQGRWAWGAPRGYRNVRIGNKATIEPDPGTAPLVAKVFEKLASGNARPLDARLWLTKQGVKVSRSQFYRMICNKAYIGTIEAFGTTRQAAPPFLPLVTEATFLKAREAFRPRRGPRTYQLDHPDFPLRGTVRCPCGNFLTACWAKGRSQRYPYYRCKDCPRVNLARALVETKFSELLGKIQRRYELTPQVKASLVEAWEEDQETRVKRRGQLESEIASLTLLQKAIAVKNAQGVLPDTLAREQIEELEQKLIEKRTQFEELRTDDVNIQAVLDHGERFLSSLQHLWKGSDLTVRKNIQRFFFPSGATVEIEGNIRTAKPTPPTGWEGILRPQLSRVARPAHKRPNRITPNSQYEKTFVQSTHREMIQRLIELYRAFSE from the coding sequence ATGGAACGGGCTATAGCCTACATTCGGGTATCTACCGACCGTCAAGCCAAAGACGGCACTTCGCTCGTGACCCAAAGAAAGCGGGTGCTCGAATACTCTGCGGTCAAGAGCTATGAACTCCTCCGCCAGTTCGTCGAGGAAGGCGAATCTGCCAAAACCGATGATCGGCCCGTGCTCCAGGAGATGCTTCAGTTCTGCAAGAAGAATCGAGGGAGGATCGACGTTCTCATCTTCCCCAAAATCGACCGTTTTGCCCGCTACGCCGCCGACTATCACTTCTTGAAGGGCTTTCTCAGGGACCTTGGCATTCGGGTCGAGTCCATTGACGAGCGCTTCGACGACTCGCCCGCAGGCCGATTCTTGGAGAGCTTGCTTGCGGCCACAGCCCAGTTTGACAATGACGTTCGATCAGAGCGGGCTTTCAATGGGATGAAAGAAGCCGTTTCGCAAGGAAGATGGGCTTGGGGAGCGCCTCGCGGCTACCGTAATGTACGCATCGGCAACAAAGCGACTATCGAGCCTGATCCCGGAACCGCGCCTCTCGTCGCCAAGGTCTTCGAGAAGCTTGCTTCGGGCAACGCCAGGCCGCTGGATGCCCGGTTGTGGCTAACCAAACAAGGCGTCAAAGTTAGCCGGTCCCAGTTCTACCGGATGATATGCAACAAGGCTTACATTGGCACCATTGAGGCGTTCGGGACCACTCGGCAAGCGGCCCCGCCCTTCTTGCCGTTGGTCACAGAGGCCACGTTTCTGAAGGCACGAGAGGCGTTTCGGCCAAGGCGCGGCCCGAGGACCTATCAACTGGATCACCCGGACTTTCCGTTGCGAGGAACTGTCCGGTGCCCATGCGGCAACTTTCTGACAGCCTGTTGGGCCAAGGGCCGGTCCCAACGCTACCCGTACTATCGCTGCAAGGATTGCCCAAGAGTGAACTTAGCACGGGCTCTGGTGGAAACCAAGTTCTCCGAACTTCTTGGCAAGATCCAGCGCCGGTATGAGTTGACGCCGCAAGTCAAGGCGTCACTGGTGGAGGCATGGGAGGAGGATCAGGAAACCCGGGTCAAACGACGCGGCCAGCTTGAAAGTGAGATCGCATCGTTGACATTGCTGCAGAAGGCAATCGCCGTCAAAAATGCCCAGGGAGTCCTGCCCGACACCTTGGCACGGGAGCAGATTGAGGAGTTAGAACAGAAGCTTATCGAGAAGCGGACGCAATTCGAGGAACTTCGTACCGACGACGTAAACATTCAGGCAGTGCTCGACCATGGTGAGCGCTTCCTGTCTAGCCTCCAACACCTCTGGAAAGGTTCAGACCTGACAGTCAGGAAGAACATTCAGCGGTTCTTTTTCCCGAGCGGTGCAACCGTTGAAATTGAAGGCAACATTCGAACCGCAAAGCCGACCCCTCCAACGGGTTGGGAAGGGATTTTGCGGCCTCAATTGTCGCGTGTGGCGCGCCCCGCGCACAAAAGACCGAACCGCATTACTCCGAATTCACAGTACGAGAAGACCTTTGTCCAATCAACCCATCGAGAAATGATTCAGCGTCTCATTGAACTGTACAGAGCATTTTCAGAATGA
- a CDS encoding restriction endonuclease, translated as MGKRIDDLGAGGPSGRDDSGNSKRNSNSGVYSELTFRLRMLSFQAFRTLVFLWLSAKGYRQVQVLKRSASRGRRPTGGPDFLAISPYSPRTRVAIQIRHWQTPVQKRVVDEMRGWMLRLGVRQGLIVTRSSFFPGARRAARELEGKPIVLWPAPRLAGSVAALGLGIERVGNRFEIAEWFFRGMNQIQLGYSFKDRSSRAHFAKQIMPTQLGSVVGPGFGENWPDCLWQIVLILLVALLVAALVGGAR; from the coding sequence ATGGGAAAGAGAATTGATGATCTTGGGGCAGGTGGTCCCAGCGGCCGGGACGACAGCGGCAACAGCAAGCGTAACAGCAACAGCGGAGTATACAGCGAGCTGACGTTTCGGCTAAGAATGCTGAGTTTCCAAGCGTTCCGAACGCTGGTTTTTCTTTGGCTTAGCGCCAAGGGTTATCGCCAGGTTCAGGTGCTGAAAAGATCTGCTTCGAGAGGTCGAAGACCAACTGGAGGTCCGGATTTTCTGGCGATTTCGCCTTACTCTCCAAGGACTCGAGTTGCGATCCAGATTCGGCATTGGCAGACTCCGGTTCAGAAACGAGTGGTCGATGAGATGCGTGGCTGGATGCTTCGACTTGGAGTTCGGCAAGGCCTGATCGTGACCAGGAGTTCGTTCTTCCCGGGTGCTCGAAGAGCTGCACGAGAACTTGAGGGTAAGCCGATTGTGCTTTGGCCGGCTCCGCGCCTGGCCGGATCGGTGGCCGCGCTGGGACTTGGAATTGAGCGGGTTGGAAACCGCTTTGAGATCGCGGAGTGGTTCTTCCGGGGCATGAACCAGATCCAACTCGGCTATAGCTTCAAGGACCGGAGCTCTAGAGCCCATTTTGCCAAGCAGATTATGCCTACTCAGCTCGGCTCGGTTGTTGGTCCTGGCTTTGGGGAGAACTGGCCAGACTGCTTGTGGCAGATCGTCTTGATTCTCCTTGTTGCGCTCTTGGTTGCCGCCCTGGTCGGAGGTGCCAGATGA
- a CDS encoding helix-turn-helix transcriptional regulator has product MTKWLPGSTLRKDMGNASRSANAANENKPRHHNRIRAIMIHVARYWSMGASILARDVGVSKSTISHLLRGKSNPLYSTASQVVKCLERELSFPLNPDEVFSKDGSYPTPYVCMLVRCKGCYADAFLGSSRLFKPGIKRIERGHCTGDNFELEDLSELERQDGKEN; this is encoded by the coding sequence TTGACCAAGTGGCTCCCAGGGTCAACGCTACGCAAGGACATGGGTAATGCCTCGCGTAGCGCTAACGCTGCGAACGAAAACAAGCCAAGACATCACAACCGCATCCGGGCGATCATGATTCACGTGGCCCGTTATTGGTCAATGGGTGCCTCCATCCTTGCCCGCGATGTCGGCGTTTCGAAGTCAACGATCAGCCATCTGCTGCGCGGCAAGTCTAACCCTCTATACAGCACGGCCAGCCAGGTCGTCAAGTGCCTGGAGCGCGAGCTCAGCTTCCCGCTGAACCCCGATGAGGTCTTTTCCAAAGACGGCTCGTATCCGACGCCGTATGTCTGCATGCTCGTCCGCTGCAAGGGCTGCTATGCCGACGCCTTTCTCGGTTCTTCACGCCTATTCAAGCCAGGCATCAAAAGGATTGAGCGCGGCCACTGCACCGGCGACAACTTCGAACTTGAAGACTTAAGCGAACTAGAAAGGCAAGATGGGAAAGAGAATTGA
- a CDS encoding DUF1738 domain-containing protein, with protein MKAERRTTYHIITDRIIQALQAGVVPWRKPWRGHDQLPCNAVSKRTYHGINLLLLSLTPYTDHRWLTLRQANELGGHVRQGEHASIAVFWKRLEVEKEDDKYQRQKVSVPLLRYYPVFNAEQCVGLDLPVLDDWHAELKARIESAERVIQQMPSPPKIVEGGALAAYFPPQDLVRVPKIQDFESPEAYYSTLFHELGHSTGHETRLNRPGVTGQIVFGSCDYSREELVAELTSAFVCAEVGIDNSNLENAASYIHGWLHALSGDPRAVIAASGQAQRAANYIQGKLESDESPNLESAPGPEAVAP; from the coding sequence TTGAAGGCCGAGCGACGTACCACCTACCACATCATCACCGATCGGATCATCCAGGCGCTTCAAGCCGGCGTCGTGCCTTGGCGCAAACCTTGGAGAGGTCATGATCAGCTGCCCTGCAACGCCGTCAGCAAGCGGACGTACCACGGCATCAACCTGCTGCTTCTGTCGCTGACACCCTACACCGACCATCGCTGGCTGACGCTTCGGCAGGCCAACGAGCTTGGCGGCCACGTTCGTCAAGGCGAACATGCCTCGATCGCCGTGTTCTGGAAGCGGCTGGAAGTGGAGAAGGAGGACGACAAATATCAGCGCCAGAAGGTCTCGGTTCCTCTGCTTCGGTACTACCCGGTTTTCAACGCCGAGCAGTGTGTTGGCCTGGACTTGCCGGTTCTAGACGACTGGCATGCAGAGCTCAAAGCCCGCATCGAGTCGGCAGAACGGGTTATCCAGCAGATGCCGAGCCCGCCGAAGATCGTTGAAGGCGGAGCGCTCGCAGCGTACTTCCCGCCTCAAGACCTGGTTCGGGTACCGAAGATTCAGGACTTCGAATCCCCGGAAGCCTACTACTCGACCCTCTTCCATGAGCTCGGCCACTCGACCGGCCATGAGACGAGGCTCAACCGTCCAGGCGTAACCGGACAGATCGTGTTCGGCTCCTGCGACTACAGCCGTGAGGAGCTGGTCGCTGAGTTGACTTCGGCATTTGTTTGTGCCGAGGTCGGTATCGACAACTCGAATCTTGAGAACGCCGCAAGCTACATCCATGGCTGGCTACACGCCTTGTCGGGCGATCCACGAGCTGTCATCGCGGCTTCGGGCCAAGCCCAGCGAGCTGCAAACTACATCCAAGGGAAGCTGGAGTCTGACGAGTCTCCTAACTTGGAATCAGCTCCAGGACCGGAGGCGGTGGCGCCATGA